One window of Myxococcus xanthus genomic DNA carries:
- a CDS encoding isopenicillin N synthase family dioxygenase: MTGPDSARGGLPVIDMASLFDASRVTERARVAREIEQACRDSGFFYVTGHGVSGEVLARLERESHRFFALPRVAKEAIAMSMGGVAWRGWFPLGGELTSGRPDRKEGLYLGTELGSEHPRVKAGWPLHGANLWPAEVPELRAAVLDYVAACTRAAHALMEGMALSLGLDADYFRRHYTADPTVLFRIFHYPAEPQHEEVSWGVGEHTDYGLLTLLAQDDNGGLQVKTPRGWVEVPPLPGTLVCNIGDMLDRMTGGWYRSTPHRVKNVSGKDRLSFPLFFDPDFAAEVHPLPRGAGADVDDDRARRWDGASVHAFQGTYGDYLLGKVSKVFPELVRRVWERAPTALPEETPRGPLPR, translated from the coding sequence ATGACAGGTCCGGATTCCGCACGGGGCGGCTTGCCCGTCATCGACATGGCGTCACTGTTCGATGCATCCCGCGTCACCGAGCGTGCGCGCGTCGCGCGTGAAATCGAGCAGGCCTGTCGCGACAGCGGCTTCTTCTACGTGACGGGCCACGGCGTGTCCGGCGAGGTGCTCGCGCGGCTGGAGCGGGAGAGCCACCGCTTCTTTGCGCTGCCCCGGGTGGCGAAGGAGGCCATCGCCATGTCGATGGGCGGTGTCGCGTGGCGAGGCTGGTTTCCACTCGGGGGGGAGCTGACCTCGGGGCGCCCGGACCGGAAGGAGGGGTTGTATCTGGGCACGGAGCTCGGAAGCGAGCATCCGCGCGTAAAGGCCGGCTGGCCGTTGCACGGCGCCAACCTGTGGCCCGCGGAGGTGCCGGAGCTGCGCGCGGCGGTGCTCGACTACGTGGCGGCCTGCACGCGCGCCGCGCATGCGCTGATGGAGGGCATGGCGCTGAGCCTGGGCCTGGACGCGGACTACTTCCGGCGGCACTACACGGCGGACCCGACGGTGCTCTTCCGCATCTTCCATTACCCCGCGGAGCCCCAGCACGAGGAGGTGAGCTGGGGCGTGGGCGAGCACACCGACTACGGGCTGCTCACGCTGCTGGCCCAGGACGACAACGGCGGGTTGCAGGTGAAGACGCCGCGCGGCTGGGTGGAGGTACCGCCGCTGCCCGGGACGCTGGTGTGCAACATCGGCGACATGCTCGACCGGATGACAGGCGGGTGGTACCGCTCCACGCCGCACCGGGTGAAGAACGTGAGCGGCAAGGACAGGCTGTCCTTCCCACTCTTCTTCGACCCGGACTTCGCCGCCGAGGTCCACCCCCTGCCACGCGGCGCGGGCGCTGACGTAGATGATGACCGCGCCCGCCGCTGGGATGGCGCCAGCGTCCACGCCTTCCAGGGCACGTACGGCGACTACCTGCTGGGCAAGGTGTCCAAGGTGTTTCCGGAGCTGGTGCGGCGGGTGTGGGAGCGCGCGCCCACGGCACTGCCGGAGGAGACACCCCGAGGACCGTTACCGCGTTGA
- a CDS encoding MFS transporter, protein MTTHSSPEAPHTALSTGLVWLMAAASGATVANLYYNQPLLGDIGEALGASGSALGLVPMLTQVGYAVGMLFIVPLGDSLERRRVIVTMNMLVALALVGVALAPTLHWMVAASFVVGVTTIIPQLLVPFAAHLAPAAQRGRVVGTVMSGVLIGILLSRTAAGFIGTHLGWRTMFWIAAGLMLALAGVLRFTLPSQPPMASMPYPQLLRSLIHLARTEPVLRLHAVLGALSFGAFSVFWSTLALYLQSLPQKYDAQVAGLFGVVGVAGAAVAPLVGRYADKRGDRRINGAAIVVLLLSFVVMWPLGRWLWGMALGVVLLDLGVQANQISNQTRVYSLRPEARSRLNTLYMVTYFAGGAAGSWLGTFAWTHWGWSGVCASGAALCVVALLALKRGPKGGAAKA, encoded by the coding sequence ATGACAACGCATTCCTCCCCGGAAGCTCCCCACACCGCGCTGTCCACCGGGCTCGTGTGGCTGATGGCCGCCGCCTCGGGCGCCACCGTCGCGAACCTCTATTACAACCAGCCGCTGCTGGGAGACATCGGCGAGGCCCTGGGGGCCTCGGGGAGCGCGCTGGGGCTGGTGCCCATGCTGACGCAGGTGGGCTACGCGGTGGGGATGCTCTTCATCGTCCCGCTGGGCGACAGCCTGGAGCGGCGGCGGGTCATCGTCACCATGAACATGCTGGTGGCGCTGGCGCTCGTTGGCGTGGCCCTCGCGCCGACGCTGCACTGGATGGTGGCCGCGAGCTTCGTCGTGGGCGTCACCACCATCATTCCCCAGCTCCTCGTCCCCTTCGCGGCGCACCTGGCGCCCGCGGCGCAGCGAGGCCGGGTGGTGGGCACCGTCATGAGCGGTGTGCTGATTGGCATCCTCCTGTCCCGGACGGCGGCGGGCTTCATCGGGACGCACCTGGGATGGCGCACCATGTTCTGGATTGCGGCAGGGCTGATGCTCGCGTTGGCCGGCGTGCTGCGCTTCACGCTGCCGTCGCAGCCGCCCATGGCCTCCATGCCGTATCCGCAACTGTTGCGCTCGCTCATCCACCTGGCGCGCACCGAGCCCGTGCTACGGCTGCATGCGGTGCTGGGCGCACTCAGCTTCGGCGCGTTCAGCGTGTTCTGGTCCACGCTGGCGCTGTACCTCCAGAGCCTGCCGCAGAAGTACGACGCGCAGGTGGCGGGGCTGTTCGGCGTCGTGGGCGTGGCGGGCGCCGCCGTGGCTCCGCTGGTGGGCCGCTACGCCGATAAGCGCGGGGACCGGCGCATCAACGGAGCGGCCATCGTCGTGTTGCTGCTGTCGTTCGTCGTGATGTGGCCCCTGGGACGATGGCTGTGGGGCATGGCGCTGGGCGTGGTGCTGCTCGATTTGGGCGTCCAGGCGAACCAGATTTCCAATCAGACACGGGTGTACTCGCTGCGTCCGGAGGCCCGCAGCCGGCTGAACACGCTCTACATGGTGACGTACTTCGCGGGCGGCGCCGCGGGCTCGTGGCTGGGGACCTTCGCATGGACGCACTGGGGATGGAGCGGGGTGTGCGCCTCCGGCGCCGCGCTGTGTGTCGTGGCCCTGCTGGCGCTCAAGCGAGGGCCGAAGGGCGGCGCAGCGAAGGCGTGA
- a CDS encoding glutathione S-transferase family protein — protein sequence MMTVSAFKWVPPFAQGLVRDLRVRWALEEAGLPYQVKLIDNTVQASPDYRKLQPFGQVPVLEEDGLVLFESGAIVLHIANKCEALLPADSAGRARAVTWLFAALNSIEIVIQPLAEVDLFFAQEEWAKLRRPGVVESLKERLGELAAHLGEREYLEDCFTAGDLMMATVLRILRHTDVLDGFPTLKAYKERCEARPAFQRALAAQMAPFQQPRA from the coding sequence ATGATGACCGTCAGCGCGTTCAAGTGGGTTCCGCCGTTCGCACAGGGCCTGGTGCGGGACCTCCGGGTGCGGTGGGCGCTCGAGGAGGCGGGGTTGCCGTATCAGGTGAAGCTCATCGACAACACAGTCCAGGCCTCGCCCGACTACCGCAAGCTCCAGCCTTTCGGCCAGGTGCCGGTGCTGGAGGAGGACGGCCTCGTCCTCTTTGAATCAGGCGCCATCGTGCTCCACATCGCCAACAAGTGTGAGGCGCTGCTGCCGGCGGACTCGGCGGGCAGGGCTCGCGCGGTGACGTGGCTCTTCGCGGCGCTCAACTCCATCGAAATCGTGATTCAGCCGCTCGCCGAGGTGGACCTTTTCTTCGCCCAGGAGGAGTGGGCGAAGCTGCGCAGGCCGGGCGTGGTGGAGTCGCTGAAGGAGCGCCTGGGAGAACTCGCGGCGCATCTGGGTGAGCGCGAGTACCTGGAAGACTGCTTCACGGCGGGCGACCTGATGATGGCGACGGTGCTCCGCATCCTCCGGCACACGGACGTGCTCGACGGCTTTCCCACGCTGAAGGCGTACAAGGAACGCTGTGAGGCCCGGCCCGCCTTCCAGCGCGCCCTGGCGGCCCAGATGGCGCCGTTCCAGCAGCCTCGCGCTTGA